Proteins encoded in a region of the Bacillus sp. T3 genome:
- a CDS encoding alpha/beta hydrolase family protein, which yields MDQQDGSIISKWSFPSPNPNVALTLVTYRSQGLIVKGLLAEPKQAGVRDGFLYLRGGIKNVGRVRPARIAQFAQEGFIVFAPFYRGNQGGEGNEDFAGEGRHDAFAGFLLLNAHPLVNRIHVFGFSRGGVMALLTAIHFPETASVVTWGGVSDMALTYRERMDLRKMMKRVIGGTPDKYPERYQERTPLNGLDKLQAPVLIIHGWNDKNVSVEHATKLQRRLQELQKIVTTWYFKQFTHYFPPEVNREIVKDLTKWMKMQT from the coding sequence ATGGATCAACAAGACGGGAGCATAATTTCAAAATGGAGTTTTCCTTCTCCGAATCCGAATGTAGCCTTAACACTTGTTACTTATCGTTCCCAAGGGTTAATTGTAAAAGGGTTATTAGCTGAGCCGAAACAAGCAGGAGTTCGAGATGGGTTTTTATATCTGCGTGGTGGGATAAAAAATGTTGGTAGAGTAAGACCAGCTCGAATTGCTCAGTTTGCTCAAGAAGGCTTTATTGTGTTTGCGCCGTTTTATCGTGGCAATCAGGGTGGGGAAGGAAACGAGGATTTTGCTGGAGAGGGCCGGCACGATGCTTTTGCTGGCTTTTTGCTTTTGAATGCTCATCCTCTTGTTAATAGAATTCATGTTTTTGGTTTTTCGCGCGGAGGAGTGATGGCATTGCTGACAGCGATCCACTTTCCGGAAACAGCCTCTGTCGTCACATGGGGTGGAGTGAGTGATATGGCATTAACCTACCGAGAAAGAATGGATTTGCGAAAAATGATGAAGCGAGTGATTGGTGGTACACCGGATAAATATCCAGAGCGGTACCAGGAAAGAACCCCTCTGAATGGATTAGATAAACTTCAAGCACCAGTTCTTATTATCCACGGTTGGAACGATAAAAACGTATCGGTCGAGCATGCAACCAAGCTACAACGAAGATTACAGGAACTACAAAAGATTGTTACCACTTGGTATTTTAAACAATTTACTCATTATTTTCCCCCAGAAGTGAATAGAGAAATTGTAAAAGATCTCACGAAGTGGATGAAAATGCAGACATAA
- a CDS encoding DUF2584 domain-containing protein yields the protein MGMPLELNTLIVTKGREKRLDENNFSLTKEGYRLYPIEIPLEVRKTLESETNGTAIIKKVVWEKEETTIVYQLIALHSTN from the coding sequence ATGGGAATGCCACTTGAATTAAATACTCTTATCGTAACAAAAGGGAGAGAAAAAAGATTGGATGAAAACAATTTCTCTCTAACAAAAGAAGGATATCGGCTTTATCCGATCGAGATCCCTTTAGAAGTCAGAAAAACTCTGGAGAGTGAAACAAACGGAACAGCCATAATTAAAAAAGTAGTATGGGAAAAAGAAGAAACGACTATTGTATATCAATTAATCGCACTCCATTCCACAAATTAA
- the ytkD gene encoding RNA deprotection pyrophosphohydrolase translates to MEQFFDENGCTVQLVFKQQGFEQPSRHVLVLCRFVDKWLLTAHKERGWEFPGGKIEVGESAEQAAIREVFEETGGLLETFFPLGEYRVSNGRSSFVKTIFFGSVKELIEKNTYLETDGPVFEDGNILETRFQPKYSYIMKDDVIKKSIEYLDELSLLTNKR, encoded by the coding sequence GTGGAGCAATTTTTTGATGAAAATGGGTGTACGGTGCAGTTGGTCTTTAAACAGCAAGGATTTGAACAACCTAGTCGGCATGTGCTGGTACTCTGCCGTTTTGTAGATAAATGGTTACTTACAGCCCATAAAGAGCGCGGTTGGGAGTTTCCAGGTGGAAAAATCGAGGTTGGTGAAAGTGCCGAACAAGCTGCTATCCGTGAGGTGTTTGAAGAAACGGGCGGATTGCTGGAAACTTTTTTTCCTCTAGGCGAGTATCGTGTATCAAACGGCAGGAGTTCATTTGTCAAAACAATCTTTTTCGGAAGCGTAAAAGAATTGATTGAAAAAAATACTTATTTAGAAACGGATGGTCCTGTCTTTGAGGACGGTAATATTTTGGAGACAAGATTCCAGCCGAAGTATAGCTATATTATGAAAGATGATGTTATTAAAAAAAGTATCGAATATCTCGATGAATTGAGCCTTTTGACCAATAAACGTTAA
- a CDS encoding hydrolase has product MNLSKKPYYISIGTGEIMQTATDSPWNFKIEATDDEITKLREYFDQNYSTEWQNFFRAHVPYIQYHYDRENDAYDNTMVKIYQMIYELGDEEAKQHIRSIGIISDQM; this is encoded by the coding sequence ATGAATTTAAGTAAAAAGCCCTACTATATTTCGATTGGTACTGGAGAAATTATGCAGACTGCAACGGATTCTCCTTGGAATTTTAAGATAGAAGCGACTGATGATGAAATCACAAAATTACGTGAGTATTTTGACCAAAATTACTCAACAGAATGGCAAAATTTTTTTAGAGCTCATGTCCCATATATCCAATATCATTATGATCGTGAAAATGACGCATACGATAACACGATGGTGAAAATCTATCAAATGATTTATGAATTAGGTGATGAAGAAGCGAAGCAGCATATTCGCTCGATTGGAATAATCTCTGATCAAATGTAA
- a CDS encoding DUF6154 family protein produces the protein MNYTVINLPGDDEDIDMLAFAVLEEMSREDILHLIQDLTTQELYNLIGVYLIESLREKFAQEEYGQHRPHPTVTRNIH, from the coding sequence TTGAATTATACCGTGATAAACTTACCTGGAGACGATGAAGATATCGACATGCTAGCCTTTGCAGTTTTAGAAGAAATGAGTAGAGAAGACATCCTCCATCTGATCCAGGACCTCACAACTCAAGAATTATACAATTTAATTGGTGTTTATCTAATTGAAAGTCTTCGCGAAAAATTTGCTCAAGAAGAATACGGTCAGCACCGTCCACACCCTACGGTAACCCGAAATATTCATTAA